The window ACCGCAAGCGGCGGCTACATATCGGCGGTCCGGGCTGAAATCCCCTATGCCGGGACGGCAGACCCCAGAGAAGCCCCACAGGGTCAGAATCACGCCAGAAACAACAATGTAACCTTTGGGAGCAACAATGCAGGCACCTGGAACGACCAGCCCCTCCGGATTACCGAAGCCCGCACCGTGGCGGATACTATCATTCGGGTGGTGTTCAACCAGCCGCTCTCGAACAGTCAGGGAGAAGTGGAAGCGGCCTTCGCCGGCCAGGAATTCTACTACACCGACGCCGCCGATCCTACGGAGCCGGGAGGCAGCCTCGGCAGCCTGACCTTCGATCAAGTCTATCTGGCTCCCGGTCATAGCCTCGGCGAACCTCTGAATGATGCCTTGACCACAGATCCCGAGCCGGGCCACCTGGTGCCCCTGGACTACGCGAATCCCGCCCATCATCAGGTAGGCGATGGAAGCAAACCCCTCTACCTCCGGGTAACCAACCACACCACCTCGGCAAACCGCTGGAAGACCGACGCCACGGGATCCGGGGTCAGTACCCCGGACTTCGCGGAACACCAGGCAGCCATCAACGGCGGAGCCGGGGCTGCTACCTCCACGGACCGCTCGGGAAACTACAGTCTGGACAACATCCCCAACCTATTTACCATCAAGGGCAGCCTCTTCAGCGCCGAGGGTAAGAGCCCTGTGGTGAACTATGGCTTCAATCAGGACCCGGCCGCTGCGGACATTGTGTCCTATGACCGGACCCTGGACGGGGCACACCCCTACCTGTGGAAGGTGGAGGCGGCCAGGGCGGACCACAATAAGGCCCAGCCCAGCAGCATCGATGCCCACAATTACCTGGACCTGTTCTACAGCGAGGCGGTGGATATAGGTGATTTGAAGGCCACCGAAAACCCGAGTACCGGTGCAGGGTCTCCGGCTGCAGGGGCTGCCGAAACCGCGGCGGCCCGGAACATCCGAAGTCAGCTCGCCTTTACCGCAGCCAGCGAACACGGCGGGGGTCTGGAAGTAACCGACGCCCAGACCATCACCCTGACAGGCCTTCTCAGCTACGCAAATCCGGGCTTCGACACCGCCGGGGCAAATACCCAGATCGGCTCCCGGGACGCCCTCCCCGGCGCGGCCGCCCCCCACCCCGAGCCCACCGCCAACGCCCTCTACCGCGACATCCTCACCCACACCGGCACTCCCCCCGCCGCGCCCGAGCTCTCCAGCGCCCAGGTCGACCAAACCGCCGCCGCCCTGGACCGGGCCAGGCGGCTGCAAATCTTCCTCAGCTCCTTCGATCTCCAGGCCGGAGAGGGAACCTTTAACGACGGAACCGCCGCCCCCGGCCCCGCCTGGCCCGGCTGGCATTATAATCTCCCCGATCCCAGAACCCCAGGAACAACCCTCCAGGTTCCGGCCAATGAGTTCATCACCGACCGGGCGGGGAACGCTGTGAACCACATTATCAGCACCGCGGCCCTGGCGCAAAACGCTGCCGCGGACTCACGGCCCAGCCATGTCATCCCTGCGGCCCAGGGACCCGTGGCATTCAGCGAATCAGCTACCGCGGATACCCCGGGAGGCACCCTGCCCATGGATCTGGATCCCCCGGACTTCTCGGTGTACAGCTTCGATTCAGACAGCGGCGATCCCTCGGTCTACGAGATTGTCGCCCGGTCCACCCTGCCCAGCGGACTGGTCGACCGGATTGAGTTCTTTATTCAGGATAATAGCGGAGAAAACAACGAAAGCGACTGGGACCCGGTTTCCGAGGATCCGGGAATCCCCAACCACCCCGATGTCTCCCAGACCGGTTACTCCTATGCCGCGGCTCCCATGCGGCCCCTGGACGGTATACCCCGGGGACTGCGGGACGGGTTGTTCGGATTCACCGGGGGCGACCCGAGCCAGTTCGATGGGTTGGCCAACGAAGCGGAGGCCTTCCGGTTCGATGTCCTGGGCGCCCAGCCCCTGGTCTCGCAATACAGCCGGAGCTTCGACACCTCGGTGAACAATTCCCAGTTCCGGCCCGGAGAAACCAATACGCTTATTAACATTGCCGATGATCCCTATTTTACCATCAGTCTGGATGCCAACGCCTACAGCTTCGGCGCCCTGACCCAGATTGCCGCAGGGTACGACCATCAAGAGGCCTACCTCACCGACTTGGCGGGAAACCTGCTCTTCTCCCGGTCGGATATGCAGGCCATCGAACGGACTCCGCCCTTCATCCGCCTGGCCCTAGCGGCGGTGGGCAGCAGTAACATATACCTGCAGTTCAACGAGCCCCTCCAGGCCATCGCCAGCGATTCAACCAAGGCCACTACACCCGAGGGTATCGCCGACCTCCTGGGCGATTATTTTGAGTTCACCTCCTCAGCGGGCTTTACCAATACCGTTACCGGAGGGATTCCAGCCCCCGACGGACCGGATCAGACCGACGTGGCGGGCACCATAACCCAGATGTACCTCCAGCTTGCCCAGCCTATGACCGCGGATATGCTGCTGACCGGCAGCCTCAGGCTGAACAGCCAGGGACAGGCCCGGGTGGTGGACCGTAACAGCAATCCCATGCTCTCGGGCAGCGAATATTCCCGTCGGGTGAGCGATCTCGCCCTTGGGGTGATTTCACCGGTCTACGCCTCCGACGGAATCCAGCGGGATACCGGGGAGGGGGTTCCCTTCGAAGTGCTCAGGGATTTCTCCGGGAGCGGAACCTTGAGCGACCGGGATATTCTTATTCAAACATCCCTTTCTGGCACAGTCGCCAGGGACCTGCCGACATCTCTGTTCTACGATGCCCTGGTACCCCAGGAGGTTACCCGGGAAGGATTCTGGACACCCCAGGGCCTTACCGGGCTTCTCCCCCAGGCGAACATCCAAGCCCGGCGGGCCCGGCAGAGCGCCTCCCAGGGAGCCACCCGGAACTTCATAATTCCCGGGGACGACCCGGAGATGGTAGACGGAAATGTCATAGAGTTTATTCTCGGTGTGGGCGATCTCAATGCGGGACTCGTATCCGACCCGGATAAGCCCTTCCAGCTGGATACCTGGAAGTTCACCGTGGGCGGGATTATTACCCAGCGTGCAGGCGTTACCATCCTGAACAACGTTATAAACCCCCTGGCCGGGGACACCACCATGGTGCTCTACGATCTGGGCAGGTCGGGAATGGTGACGGTGTCGGTCTTTACCCTGGACGGTAATCTGGTCCGGGTTCTCCACCGGGGCAGCCAGGGAACCGGGTCCTACTCGGTTTCCTGGAACGGATCCAATACCCAGGGGCAGGTCGTCGCCCGGGGCCTCTACCTCATACGGGTAGTAGGTCCGGACATTGACGAATATAGAAAGGTGCTGGTGGTTAAGCCCTAGGGAGTGGGGGAATGGGTATCGTTGGCAAGTGTATTCGGTGCAGGGATTCTGCCGCCCCCCGGGAGGTTGACCCGGGGAGCAACGGGCATGACGGGGTACCTCCTGATCCTGGAAGGTACCCTAGTACGCCTAAAGGGATTTAGCGGCGGTTACCCAAGAAACGGAGCAGGTAGAGGAAAAGGTTGATAAAGTCCAGGTAGAGGCGCAGGGCTCCGAGAATAGAAAGCCGCACGAAGTCTTCTTCACCAACCTCGCCGGTGAGTTGATCACTCATCTTCTTGATCTGCTGGGTATCGTAGGCCGTCAGGGCGGTAAAAAGAAGCACGCCGACACCGCTGATGATGAAGTACATAGCCTCGCTGCGAAGGAAAATGTTCACCACACTGGCGATGATCAGCCCTATTAGGCCCATGAGCAGGTAGTGGCCCCAGCCCTCTAGGCTGCGTTTGGTGGTCATAGCATAGAGGCTCATGGCTGCGAAGGTTCCGGCGGTAATAAAGAATACCGTGGCAATGGAATTGGCGGTGTATACAAGAAAGATAAAGGATAGTGTCACCCCGTTGAGTCCAGAATACAGGGCAAAGAGGGCTGCTGCAGTACCGGTACTGAGCTTATGGATACTGGCGGATAAAAACCAGACCAGGGCGAGCTCACCGATAATAAGCATCATCAGAAGTCCCGGACTCGAGGCAATGGCGTACACCACCTGCTGATTATTGGCCACCATCAGGGCGACGACACCGGTTATTATAAGACCCAAGGTCATCCATATATATACATTTC of the Spirochaeta lutea genome contains:
- a CDS encoding FlgD immunoglobulin-like domain containing protein, whose amino-acid sequence is NGSTYQSTTATTGTISFNGATVLTTDVDVTTANSDISFIGAGTIDGGFILRLTAGTGNIDFDGAVGANTPLSYLLLLSAGQLSNSDPGGEILLQYQDLYIDAPSSTITLQRNLTARRIVFYRGILDVNGQTLATDLQGAAVDAGEGAGDLAIFGTNYEPNDPDREGSHPGNILHSYPLAGAAVGNGGLTYFPAGGGYTAATGTFGTPPDAVLEDLDGSTLSVAGNLYVNGTDLSGAASWGIAVPDNSDADPRPGAKPGHYPGDAPHFGLPYAMVFNSSIDYGTASGGYISAVRAEIPYAGTADPREAPQGQNHARNNNVTFGSNNAGTWNDQPLRITEARTVADTIIRVVFNQPLSNSQGEVEAAFAGQEFYYTDAADPTEPGGSLGSLTFDQVYLAPGHSLGEPLNDALTTDPEPGHLVPLDYANPAHHQVGDGSKPLYLRVTNHTTSANRWKTDATGSGVSTPDFAEHQAAINGGAGAATSTDRSGNYSLDNIPNLFTIKGSLFSAEGKSPVVNYGFNQDPAAADIVSYDRTLDGAHPYLWKVEAARADHNKAQPSSIDAHNYLDLFYSEAVDIGDLKATENPSTGAGSPAAGAAETAAARNIRSQLAFTAASEHGGGLEVTDAQTITLTGLLSYANPGFDTAGANTQIGSRDALPGAAAPHPEPTANALYRDILTHTGTPPAAPELSSAQVDQTAAALDRARRLQIFLSSFDLQAGEGTFNDGTAAPGPAWPGWHYNLPDPRTPGTTLQVPANEFITDRAGNAVNHIISTAALAQNAAADSRPSHVIPAAQGPVAFSESATADTPGGTLPMDLDPPDFSVYSFDSDSGDPSVYEIVARSTLPSGLVDRIEFFIQDNSGENNESDWDPVSEDPGIPNHPDVSQTGYSYAAAPMRPLDGIPRGLRDGLFGFTGGDPSQFDGLANEAEAFRFDVLGAQPLVSQYSRSFDTSVNNSQFRPGETNTLINIADDPYFTISLDANAYSFGALTQIAAGYDHQEAYLTDLAGNLLFSRSDMQAIERTPPFIRLALAAVGSSNIYLQFNEPLQAIASDSTKATTPEGIADLLGDYFEFTSSAGFTNTVTGGIPAPDGPDQTDVAGTITQMYLQLAQPMTADMLLTGSLRLNSQGQARVVDRNSNPMLSGSEYSRRVSDLALGVISPVYASDGIQRDTGEGVPFEVLRDFSGSGTLSDRDILIQTSLSGTVARDLPTSLFYDALVPQEVTREGFWTPQGLTGLLPQANIQARRARQSASQGATRNFIIPGDDPEMVDGNVIEFILGVGDLNAGLVSDPDKPFQLDTWKFTVGGIITQRAGVTILNNVINPLAGDTTMVLYDLGRSGMVTVSVFTLDGNLVRVLHRGSQGTGSYSVSWNGSNTQGQVVARGLYLIRVVGPDIDEYRKVLVVKP
- a CDS encoding Bax inhibitor-1/YccA family protein produces the protein MNQQQTSFSQGLSAVASRTILRNVYIWMTLGLIITGVVALMVANNQQVVYAIASSPGLLMMLIIGELALVWFLSASIHKLSTGTAAALFALYSGLNGVTLSFIFLVYTANSIATVFFITAGTFAAMSLYAMTTKRSLEGWGHYLLMGLIGLIIASVVNIFLRSEAMYFIISGVGVLLFTALTAYDTQQIKKMSDQLTGEVGEEDFVRLSILGALRLYLDFINLFLYLLRFLGNRR